The following are from one region of the Arthrobacter sp. TMP15 genome:
- the rpmH gene encoding 50S ribosomal protein L34, which produces MSKRTFQPNNRRRAKKHGFRLRMRTRAGRAILAARRTKGRVELSA; this is translated from the coding sequence GTGAGCAAGCGGACTTTTCAGCCGAACAACCGCCGTCGTGCCAAGAAGCACGGCTTCCGCCTTCGTATGCGCACCCGCGCTGGCCGTGCCATTTTGGCAGCCCGCCGCACCAAGGGTCGCGTAGAGCTGTCGGCCTAA